The genomic segment CCAGCAGGTCCGCCCCCGCGAGCGCGCTGCTGGCGCCCATGCCGGAATAGAGCGTCAAGGACCAGGCGGCATCGCCCAGGAGGACTACCCGGCCGGTGTGCCAGGACGGCATGCGTACCTGGTAGGCGGCGTCGAACAGCGCGTCCCCGGCCGCCCCGAACTGGTGCACCAGATCCTCGAGCACGGGCCCCAGCGGTTCGGGGCCGAAGGCCCGGCGGATCGACTCGACCGGCGGCCGGCCGAACTCGGCCTGTTCGTCGGTCGTACGGTAGTTGAACAGCACTCCCGGCTGGTGGTCGGCGAAGGCGAAGACCCAGGCCGACCGTCCGGGCTCGGCCAGCACGAAGCCGTCACTGGCGCGGAACCCGGTCACCGGGCGCTGGAGGATGGTCGCACCGATCATGTGCCGGAACGGCAGCAGAAAGTCCTCGGGCGGGCCGAAGTGCAGGCTGCGCACCGTGGAGCGCAGCCCATCGGCGCCGACGACGAGGTCGAACCGTTCGGAGACGTCAGCCGGCCCGACCGGCGTCGTGGTCCGCAGAGTCACGAGCACGCCGTCGGCGTGCTCGTCGATCCTGACCGGTGTGGTCGCGTAGCGGATCTCGGCCCAGGGCGATACCGCGTCGAACAGCGCCGACTCGACGTCGCCGCGCAGGACGAGCCGGGGCGCGCCG from the Paractinoplanes abujensis genome contains:
- a CDS encoding FAD-dependent monooxygenase; this translates as MKTQRALIVGMGIGGLATALRLHDIGWETVLVERAAERRAPGYFIALFGTGRAAAERLGVLDAIGNRLDDDARNYDIDRSGRRRPGMGHADLPGAPRLVLRGDVESALFDAVSPWAEIRYATTPVRIDEHADGVLVTLRTTTPVGPADVSERFDLVVGADGLRSTVRSLHFGPPEDFLLPFRHMIGATILQRPVTGFRASDGFVLAEPGRSAWVFAFADHQPGVLFNYRTTDEQAEFGRPPVESIRRAFGPEPLGPVLEDLVHQFGAAGDALFDAAYQVRMPSWHTGRVVLLGDAAWSLTLYSGMGASSALAGADLLGTTLQRNPGNPVRALREWEQKLRPFIGAVQTTAHRDLVMFVPQTRRDRTARTVTLNLLRNPVVKRVMKGVISRQFREKSMDVAGV